Proteins co-encoded in one Centroberyx gerrardi isolate f3 chromosome 18, fCenGer3.hap1.cur.20231027, whole genome shotgun sequence genomic window:
- the LOC139931404 gene encoding poly(A) polymerase beta isoform X1, with protein MPFRFTSQAPAAQQIPKHYGITSPISLALPKEADLVLTQKLTETLKPYGVFEEELELQHRIMVLGKLNTLVKEWIKEISEQKNLPASIIESVGGKIFTFGSYRLGVHTKGADIDALCVAPRHVERTDFFSSFYEKLKEQEEVKDLRAVEEAFVPVIKLSFDAIEIDILFARLALPTIPENLDLRDDGLLKNLDIRCIRSLNGCRVTDEILHLVPNIENFRLTLRTIKLWAKRHNIYSNILGFLGGVSWAMLVARTCQLYPNAVASTLVHKFFLVFSKWEWPNPVLLKQPEDCNLNLPVWDPRVTPSDRYHLMPIITPAYPQQNSTYNVSASTRAVMVDEFKQGLAITDEILQNKAEWSKLFEAPNFFQKYKHYIVLLASAPTEKQHLEWVGLVESKIRILVGNLEKNEHITLAHVNPQSFPGPKEGNDKEELSTMWVIGIVFKKLEGSENRNIDLTFDIQSFTDTVYRQAISSKMFEQEMKISAMHVKRKQLHQLLPNLKRRKHSTDGLRQMNDSSLDLSIDSDNSMSVPSPTAMPSSTPNKGAILGFPCSPIGASSGPATEATIEAEGAKPTVSRQRSITATVPPSRTPPPTMGPPATKRQGSLQSETPAKKLKADKETDSTCTEGSTSGLPLSETPPPSMSPPATKTPGSPQSETPTKFRADKESASETNSTCIEGSTSGLPLSETPLPASKTPGSPQSEMLAKQFKADKDPFTEPTKEDESMTTEAEVTEDMPSSPSEVKSGAQIQRLSTADLSDVPLLPTNPIPVVKNSIKLRLSR; from the exons ATgccatt TCGATTCACCAGCCAGGCTCCAGCAGCCCAGCAGATCCCCAAGCACTATGGGATCACTTCTCCCATCAGCTTGGCTCTGCCCAAGGAGGCTGACCTGGTCCTGACCCAGAAGCTGACTGAAACCCTGAAACCATATGGTGTGTTTGAGGAGGAGTTGGAGCTGCAGCACAG aaTAATGGTGTTGGGTAAATTAAACACACTGGTTAAGGAGTGGATTAAAGAGATCAGTGAACAAAAG aatttaCCTGCCTCAATAATAGAATCTGTTGGAGGCAAGATCTTCACATTTGGCTCCTATCGTTTGGGGGTACACACAAAAG GTGCTGACATTGATGCCCTCTGTGTAGCACCTCGACACGTAGAAAGAACAgacttcttctcttctttctatgAGAAGCtgaaagagcaggaggaggttaAAGACCTGCGG GCTGTGGAAGAGGCATTTGTCCCGGTCATCAAACTATCCTTTGATGCAATTGAG attgACATACTGTTTGCCCGGTTAGCATTGCCAACGATTCCCGAAAATCTGGATCTTCGGGACGATGGGCTGCTGAAGAACCTGGACATCCGCTGCATAAGGAGTCTCAATG gCTGCAGAGTTACAGATGAGATTCTCCACCTTGTGCCCAATATAGAGAACTTCAGGCTCACTTTGAGAACCATCAAACTGTGGGCTAAAC gcCACAACATTTACTCTAACATCCTGGGCTTCCTGGGTGGGGTATCATGGGCCATGCTGGTAGCCAGGACTTGCCAGCTCTACCCCAATGCTGTAGCCTCCACCCTCGTGCACAAATTCTTCCTGGTCTTCTCAAAGTG GGAATGGCCAAACCCAGTTCTGCTAAAGCAGCCAGAGGACTGCAACCTCAACCTTCCAGTTTGGGACCCCAGG GTTACTCCAAGTGACCGTTACCACCTGATGCCAATCATCACCCCAGCATACCCCCAGCAGAACTCCACTTACAACGTGTCTGCCTCCACCCGAGCCGTCATGGTGGACGAGTTCAAACAGG gtCTCGCCATCACTGACGAAATATTGCAGAATAAAGCAGAGTGGTCCAAACTATTTGAAGCACCAAACTTCTTTCAGAAATACAA GCATTACATTGTGTTGCTAGCAAGCGCACCGACAGAGAAGCAGCACCTCGAATG GGTTGGCCTAGTAGAGTCGAAGATCAGAATCCTGGTGGGAAATCTAGAGAAAAACGAGCACATTACTCTGGCCCATGTCAATCCACAGTCCTTCCCTGGCCCAAAGGAAGGCAACGACAA AGAGGAGTTGAGCACAATGTGGGTGATTGGGATTGTCTTTAAGAAGTTGGAGGGGTCTGAAAACCGGAACATAGACTTGACCTTTGACATCCAGTCTTTCACTGACACTG TCTACAGACAGGCGATTAGCAGCAAGATGTTTGAGCAGGAGATGAAGATATCAGCCATGCACGTGAAGAGGAAACAGCTTCACCAGCTGCTGCCTAATCTCAAACGCAGAAAg CATTCCACAGACGGGCTTCGCCAGATGAATGACAGCAGTCTTGACCTATCTATTGACAGCGACAACAGCATGTCTGTTCCCTCACCTACAGCCATGCCCTCTTCCACCCCAAATAAGGGTGCCATACTGGGTTTCCCTTGCAGCCCTATTGG GGCCAGTTCTGGACCTGCCACAGAGGCCACAATAGAAGCGGAGGGAGCAAAGCCCACAGTGAGCCGCCAGCGCTCCATCACTGCCACGGTGCCACCTAGCCGGACGCCCCCTCCCACCATGGGCCCACCAGCTACAAAGAGACAAGGCTCTCTCCAGTCAGAGACGCCAGCCAAGAAGCTCAAAGCTGATAAG gagacagacagcacaTGCACAGAAGGGTCCACCAGTGGTCTCCCGCTCAGCGAGACCCCCCCTCCCAGCATGAGCCCACCAGCCACCAAGACACCAGGCTCTCCCCAGTCAGAGACGCCAACCAAGTTCAGAGCTGATAAG GAGTCAGCGTCAGAGACAAACAGCACATGCATTGAAGGGTCCACCAGTGGTCTCCCGCTCAGCGAGACCCCCCTTCCAGCCTCCAAGACACCAGGCTCTCCCCAGTCAGAGATGCTAGCCAAGCAGTTCAAAGCTGATAAG GATCCATTCACCGAGCCAACAAAGGAGGATGAGAGCATGACAACGGAGGCAGAG GTGACTGAAGACATGCCTTCCTCTCCAAGTGAAGTGAAGAGTGGGGCACAAATTCAG AGATTGTCCACTGCCGACCTGTCTGATGTGCCTCTCCTCCCCACCAACCCCATTCCCGTGGTGAAGAACTCCATCAAGCTTCGCCTTAGCAGGTAG
- the LOC139931404 gene encoding poly(A) polymerase type 3 isoform X3 produces the protein MPFRFTSQAPAAQQIPKHYGITSPISLALPKEADLVLTQKLTETLKPYGVFEEELELQHRIMVLGKLNTLVKEWIKEISEQKNLPASIIESVGGKIFTFGSYRLGVHTKGADIDALCVAPRHVERTDFFSSFYEKLKEQEEVKDLRAVEEAFVPVIKLSFDAIEIDILFARLALPTIPENLDLRDDGLLKNLDIRCIRSLNGCRVTDEILHLVPNIENFRLTLRTIKLWAKRHNIYSNILGFLGGVSWAMLVARTCQLYPNAVASTLVHKFFLVFSKW, from the exons ATgccatt TCGATTCACCAGCCAGGCTCCAGCAGCCCAGCAGATCCCCAAGCACTATGGGATCACTTCTCCCATCAGCTTGGCTCTGCCCAAGGAGGCTGACCTGGTCCTGACCCAGAAGCTGACTGAAACCCTGAAACCATATGGTGTGTTTGAGGAGGAGTTGGAGCTGCAGCACAG aaTAATGGTGTTGGGTAAATTAAACACACTGGTTAAGGAGTGGATTAAAGAGATCAGTGAACAAAAG aatttaCCTGCCTCAATAATAGAATCTGTTGGAGGCAAGATCTTCACATTTGGCTCCTATCGTTTGGGGGTACACACAAAAG GTGCTGACATTGATGCCCTCTGTGTAGCACCTCGACACGTAGAAAGAACAgacttcttctcttctttctatgAGAAGCtgaaagagcaggaggaggttaAAGACCTGCGG GCTGTGGAAGAGGCATTTGTCCCGGTCATCAAACTATCCTTTGATGCAATTGAG attgACATACTGTTTGCCCGGTTAGCATTGCCAACGATTCCCGAAAATCTGGATCTTCGGGACGATGGGCTGCTGAAGAACCTGGACATCCGCTGCATAAGGAGTCTCAATG gCTGCAGAGTTACAGATGAGATTCTCCACCTTGTGCCCAATATAGAGAACTTCAGGCTCACTTTGAGAACCATCAAACTGTGGGCTAAAC gcCACAACATTTACTCTAACATCCTGGGCTTCCTGGGTGGGGTATCATGGGCCATGCTGGTAGCCAGGACTTGCCAGCTCTACCCCAATGCTGTAGCCTCCACCCTCGTGCACAAATTCTTCCTGGTCTTCTCAAAGTGGTGA
- the LOC139931404 gene encoding poly(A) polymerase type 3 isoform X2, whose protein sequence is MPFRFTSQAPAAQQIPKHYGITSPISLALPKEADLVLTQKLTETLKPYGVFEEELELQHRIMVLGKLNTLVKEWIKEISEQKNLPASIIESVGGKIFTFGSYRLGVHTKGADIDALCVAPRHVERTDFFSSFYEKLKEQEEVKDLRAVEEAFVPVIKLSFDAIEIDILFARLALPTIPENLDLRDDGLLKNLDIRCIRSLNGCRVTDEILHLVPNIENFRLTLRTIKLWAKRHNIYSNILGFLGGVSWAMLVARTCQLYPNAVASTLVHKFFLVFSKWEWPNPVLLKQPEDCNLNLPVWDPRVTPSDRYHLMPIITPAYPQQNSTYNVSASTRAVMVDEFKQGLAITDEILQNKAEWSKLFEAPNFFQKYKHYIVLLASAPTEKQHLEWVGLVESKIRILVGNLEKNEHITLAHVNPQSFPGPKEGNDKEELSTMWVIGIVFKKLEGSENRNIDLTFDIQSFTDTVYRQAISSKMFEQEMKISAMHVKRKQLHQLLPNLKRRKHSTDGLRQMNDSSLDLSIDSDNSMSVPSPTAMPSSTPNKGAILGFPCSPIGASSGPATEATIEAEGAKPTVSRQRSITATVPPSRTPPPTMGPPATKRQGSLQSETPAKKLKADKV, encoded by the exons ATgccatt TCGATTCACCAGCCAGGCTCCAGCAGCCCAGCAGATCCCCAAGCACTATGGGATCACTTCTCCCATCAGCTTGGCTCTGCCCAAGGAGGCTGACCTGGTCCTGACCCAGAAGCTGACTGAAACCCTGAAACCATATGGTGTGTTTGAGGAGGAGTTGGAGCTGCAGCACAG aaTAATGGTGTTGGGTAAATTAAACACACTGGTTAAGGAGTGGATTAAAGAGATCAGTGAACAAAAG aatttaCCTGCCTCAATAATAGAATCTGTTGGAGGCAAGATCTTCACATTTGGCTCCTATCGTTTGGGGGTACACACAAAAG GTGCTGACATTGATGCCCTCTGTGTAGCACCTCGACACGTAGAAAGAACAgacttcttctcttctttctatgAGAAGCtgaaagagcaggaggaggttaAAGACCTGCGG GCTGTGGAAGAGGCATTTGTCCCGGTCATCAAACTATCCTTTGATGCAATTGAG attgACATACTGTTTGCCCGGTTAGCATTGCCAACGATTCCCGAAAATCTGGATCTTCGGGACGATGGGCTGCTGAAGAACCTGGACATCCGCTGCATAAGGAGTCTCAATG gCTGCAGAGTTACAGATGAGATTCTCCACCTTGTGCCCAATATAGAGAACTTCAGGCTCACTTTGAGAACCATCAAACTGTGGGCTAAAC gcCACAACATTTACTCTAACATCCTGGGCTTCCTGGGTGGGGTATCATGGGCCATGCTGGTAGCCAGGACTTGCCAGCTCTACCCCAATGCTGTAGCCTCCACCCTCGTGCACAAATTCTTCCTGGTCTTCTCAAAGTG GGAATGGCCAAACCCAGTTCTGCTAAAGCAGCCAGAGGACTGCAACCTCAACCTTCCAGTTTGGGACCCCAGG GTTACTCCAAGTGACCGTTACCACCTGATGCCAATCATCACCCCAGCATACCCCCAGCAGAACTCCACTTACAACGTGTCTGCCTCCACCCGAGCCGTCATGGTGGACGAGTTCAAACAGG gtCTCGCCATCACTGACGAAATATTGCAGAATAAAGCAGAGTGGTCCAAACTATTTGAAGCACCAAACTTCTTTCAGAAATACAA GCATTACATTGTGTTGCTAGCAAGCGCACCGACAGAGAAGCAGCACCTCGAATG GGTTGGCCTAGTAGAGTCGAAGATCAGAATCCTGGTGGGAAATCTAGAGAAAAACGAGCACATTACTCTGGCCCATGTCAATCCACAGTCCTTCCCTGGCCCAAAGGAAGGCAACGACAA AGAGGAGTTGAGCACAATGTGGGTGATTGGGATTGTCTTTAAGAAGTTGGAGGGGTCTGAAAACCGGAACATAGACTTGACCTTTGACATCCAGTCTTTCACTGACACTG TCTACAGACAGGCGATTAGCAGCAAGATGTTTGAGCAGGAGATGAAGATATCAGCCATGCACGTGAAGAGGAAACAGCTTCACCAGCTGCTGCCTAATCTCAAACGCAGAAAg CATTCCACAGACGGGCTTCGCCAGATGAATGACAGCAGTCTTGACCTATCTATTGACAGCGACAACAGCATGTCTGTTCCCTCACCTACAGCCATGCCCTCTTCCACCCCAAATAAGGGTGCCATACTGGGTTTCCCTTGCAGCCCTATTGG GGCCAGTTCTGGACCTGCCACAGAGGCCACAATAGAAGCGGAGGGAGCAAAGCCCACAGTGAGCCGCCAGCGCTCCATCACTGCCACGGTGCCACCTAGCCGGACGCCCCCTCCCACCATGGGCCCACCAGCTACAAAGAGACAAGGCTCTCTCCAGTCAGAGACGCCAGCCAAGAAGCTCAAAGCTGATAAGGTCTAG